A region of Maridesulfovibrio sp. DNA encodes the following proteins:
- a CDS encoding M48 family metalloprotease, whose amino-acid sequence MGNKNKICKISRRQALKLAAGGTLGILSGCAINPVTGQQQLMLVSEQQEIQMDRQNSPHQFSADYGAVQDSRVNDYVTQVGISLSSSSHRPDMPYSFRCVNANYVNAYAFPGGSIACTRGILITLENEAELAALMGHEIGHVNARHTASRMSSAIAVQGIVAIGVGVAAIQDKRLVPLAAGLGGIGAGMLLASYSRSDERQADSLGMEYMDNRGYDPEGMVGLMEELNKLHKSKPSFVQQMFASHPMSSERYDTAVQKRDTVYADSKGKLLRERYMDNIASIRRLKPAIVEMQKGEGAMGKKNYHEAEEHFTNALRIAPNDYAGLLLMSKCQLAQGKAREGLLYAQRAKDRYPQEAQALHMTGMLSLENRNFRQALSNFDAYEKRLPGNPMTTFFKGVSYEALGNREMAANEYYRFLKVNNQGDYAKHAYDRLTGWGYLQ is encoded by the coding sequence ATGGGCAACAAAAATAAAATATGTAAAATATCCAGAAGACAGGCCCTGAAACTGGCTGCAGGCGGAACACTCGGTATACTCAGCGGGTGCGCCATAAATCCGGTTACCGGGCAGCAGCAGTTGATGCTGGTTTCCGAACAGCAGGAAATCCAGATGGACCGCCAGAATTCACCACACCAATTTTCTGCAGACTACGGCGCGGTCCAGGACAGCCGGGTAAATGACTACGTAACACAGGTCGGTATTTCCCTTTCATCCAGCAGCCACAGGCCGGACATGCCCTACTCATTCCGCTGCGTGAATGCCAACTATGTCAATGCCTATGCTTTTCCCGGCGGAAGCATCGCCTGCACCCGAGGTATTCTCATTACCCTTGAAAACGAAGCCGAACTGGCTGCACTCATGGGTCATGAAATAGGCCACGTCAATGCCCGGCACACGGCTTCACGCATGAGTTCAGCCATTGCTGTGCAAGGCATTGTGGCTATCGGAGTCGGTGTTGCAGCCATTCAGGACAAGCGCCTTGTGCCGCTCGCCGCCGGGCTGGGCGGAATAGGCGCCGGGATGCTTCTGGCGAGCTATTCCCGTTCCGATGAACGGCAGGCGGACAGCCTCGGCATGGAATATATGGACAACAGGGGCTACGATCCCGAGGGCATGGTCGGACTGATGGAGGAACTTAACAAACTTCACAAAAGCAAACCGTCTTTCGTTCAGCAGATGTTCGCCTCCCACCCCATGAGTTCTGAACGTTACGATACCGCTGTACAAAAAAGGGATACCGTATACGCCGACAGCAAAGGGAAACTGCTGCGCGAAAGGTACATGGACAATATTGCCTCCATCCGCAGACTCAAACCGGCCATTGTGGAAATGCAGAAAGGCGAAGGAGCCATGGGTAAAAAAAATTACCATGAAGCTGAAGAGCATTTTACAAATGCCTTGCGTATTGCGCCAAATGACTATGCCGGACTGCTGCTCATGTCCAAGTGCCAGTTGGCACAAGGAAAAGCCAGAGAGGGACTGCTCTACGCCCAGCGAGCCAAAGACCGTTACCCCCAGGAAGCGCAAGCCCTGCACATGACCGGGATGCTCAGCCTCGAAAACCGCAACTTCCGGCAGGCTCTATCCAACTTCGACGCCTATGAAAAAAGGCTGCCCGGCAACCCTATGACCACTTTCTTCAAAGGAGTTTCTTACGAAGCTCTCGGTAACCGCGAAATGGCTGCCAATGAATATTACCGTTTTCTTAAGGTCAATAATCAAGGTGATTACGCAAAACATGCCTATGACAGACTGACAGGATGGGGTTATCTGCAATAA
- a CDS encoding methyl-accepting chemotaxis protein: MLKNMKVTAKIAAGFGLILLLLAATAGQGILSLKDSSDGFAEYHELSKHTNLAGRIQANLLLTRMGAVAYMSSGTDQALRQYTGRMNKLHQLVQAAEKEITKAEQSGLVNKLGQEIAAYEQKYNQLLTHKKNEHSILNKAVEGSKILSQCLETLRDNARERDDQFMLARIEKSRAIMFEARLANAYFIYRTKKEEDAEKALALLKDLQQSITDIENTLYSPSDLNMIGTMAENTQLYIKNTNELIKETQGQIAVEQKLGELGPVMAQQIEELKLSIMKSQDELGPRMQTSIAAATENMTVISAIAIIIGMILAFFISRSITVPLTKARLFVQELANGNLDNKMDVNQKDEVGMICKDVTQVGEALKKVMAEVDKTITGIEEGRIDSQADHTGFKGSYAELIDRTNRAMNVMKSFIDAVPMPVMTIDRQMNILYMNRTGTKLFSKSLGELKKNKCSKIINTSDCGTKNCACAKSFISHKPENGSTTADIAAGRLEVDYFSVPIEKDGDVVGALEVILDQTAIRTAQRTMQDVAGRTQAVAEQLSSASEELAAQVEQIRNGSEIQHERITETATAMEQMNSTIMEVARNASNASGKSLEAKNQAEEGAQIVSQSVQSITEVSTIANDLRSSMVNLSKQTESISTVMDVISDIADQTNLLALNAAIEAARAGEAGRGFAVVADEVRKLAEKTMTATHEVGNSVESIQQSMSANLREMEDAVEAVEKTTELATKSGASLKTIVSTVDYSASQVEGIATASEEQSSASEQINSAITEINNITRETTEGIQQSAKAVQELAKMSSELNGLIRELQS, translated from the coding sequence ATGCTGAAAAACATGAAAGTAACAGCCAAAATTGCCGCAGGGTTCGGACTGATCCTGCTCCTGCTGGCAGCAACAGCGGGACAAGGAATCCTAAGTCTTAAAGACAGCTCAGACGGATTCGCTGAATACCACGAACTGTCTAAACACACCAATCTCGCCGGACGCATACAAGCCAATCTACTGCTGACCCGCATGGGTGCCGTTGCCTATATGAGCTCAGGAACTGACCAGGCTCTGAGGCAGTACACTGGAAGAATGAACAAGCTTCATCAACTCGTTCAAGCTGCAGAGAAGGAAATAACCAAGGCTGAACAATCCGGTCTGGTAAATAAGCTTGGACAGGAAATTGCAGCCTACGAGCAGAAATACAACCAGTTGCTCACTCATAAAAAAAATGAACACTCCATCCTGAATAAAGCGGTGGAGGGCAGTAAAATTCTCAGCCAATGTCTGGAAACACTGCGTGACAACGCACGGGAACGAGACGACCAGTTCATGCTCGCTAGGATTGAAAAAAGCAGGGCCATAATGTTTGAAGCAAGACTGGCAAATGCTTACTTCATCTATAGAACAAAGAAAGAAGAGGACGCGGAAAAAGCCCTCGCACTGCTGAAAGATCTCCAGCAAAGCATTACCGACATTGAAAATACCCTCTACTCTCCTTCCGACCTGAACATGATCGGAACAATGGCTGAAAACACGCAGCTGTATATCAAGAACACAAACGAACTTATAAAAGAGACACAAGGTCAGATTGCGGTTGAACAAAAACTGGGCGAACTCGGCCCGGTAATGGCCCAGCAGATTGAAGAACTCAAATTGTCCATAATGAAATCTCAGGATGAACTGGGCCCCAGAATGCAGACATCCATTGCTGCGGCAACGGAAAACATGACCGTAATCTCAGCCATCGCCATCATTATCGGCATGATCCTCGCTTTTTTCATCTCCCGCAGCATTACCGTCCCCCTTACCAAAGCACGTTTATTTGTTCAGGAACTGGCCAACGGCAATCTGGATAATAAAATGGATGTAAACCAGAAAGACGAAGTGGGCATGATTTGCAAAGACGTGACCCAGGTTGGTGAAGCCCTTAAAAAGGTGATGGCTGAGGTGGATAAAACCATCACCGGAATTGAGGAAGGACGGATCGATAGTCAGGCGGACCACACCGGTTTCAAAGGCAGCTATGCAGAACTCATAGACCGCACCAACCGGGCGATGAACGTAATGAAATCATTTATTGATGCCGTTCCCATGCCGGTTATGACCATAGATCGTCAGATGAATATCCTGTACATGAACAGGACCGGGACCAAATTGTTCAGCAAATCTCTTGGTGAGCTGAAAAAAAACAAGTGTTCAAAGATCATAAACACCTCAGACTGCGGAACTAAGAATTGCGCTTGTGCCAAATCATTTATATCGCACAAACCTGAGAACGGCTCCACAACAGCTGACATCGCTGCTGGCAGGCTGGAAGTTGATTATTTCAGCGTACCGATTGAAAAAGACGGTGATGTTGTCGGAGCGCTTGAGGTCATTCTTGACCAGACCGCCATCCGCACAGCCCAGCGCACAATGCAGGATGTGGCCGGGCGCACTCAGGCCGTTGCCGAGCAGCTATCCTCTGCCAGTGAAGAACTGGCCGCACAGGTGGAGCAAATCCGCAACGGTTCCGAGATTCAACATGAAAGGATTACCGAAACCGCCACTGCCATGGAACAGATGAACAGCACCATCATGGAAGTAGCCCGCAACGCATCCAATGCATCAGGTAAGTCTCTGGAAGCAAAAAATCAGGCGGAAGAAGGCGCGCAGATTGTATCCCAGTCCGTGCAGTCAATCACAGAAGTAAGCACCATTGCCAATGACCTGCGCTCCAGTATGGTTAATCTCAGCAAACAAACTGAATCCATAAGCACGGTCATGGATGTTATTTCCGACATCGCCGACCAGACCAACCTGCTGGCCCTGAACGCAGCAATCGAAGCAGCCCGTGCCGGGGAAGCCGGACGAGGGTTCGCCGTTGTTGCAGATGAAGTCCGCAAGCTGGCTGAAAAAACCATGACCGCGACTCATGAAGTAGGCAACAGTGTGGAAAGCATACAGCAATCCATGAGCGCCAACCTGCGCGAAATGGAGGATGCAGTGGAAGCTGTTGAAAAAACCACTGAACTGGCGACAAAATCCGGGGCATCCCTTAAGACAATTGTCAGCACGGTAGATTACAGCGCAAGCCAGGTCGAAGGCATAGCCACCGCCTCCGAGGAACAATCCAGTGCATCGGAGCAGATCAACAGCGCCATCACCGAAATCAACAACATCACCCGCGAAACAACTGAAGGAATTCAACAGTCTGCCAAAGCAGTACAGGAGCTGGCAAAAATGTCCAGCGAACTTAATGGGTTGATCAGAGAACTACAGTCCTAG
- a CDS encoding DUF1566 domain-containing protein, with amino-acid sequence MKIHSLLIILTALSLVTTSAWAGNYPVVDSGQGACFDNSRQIHCPDNGSNFYGQDAQYEGNQPHYKDNGDGTISDLVTGLMWIKQRGPAVSWQQAMDGAKDCRVGGYTDWRAPSIKELYSLIDFNGWVQRTEKDSVPFINTDYFEFKFGDNSKGQRIIDCQDWSATTYVDTTMGGAPTAFGVNFADGRIKGYPKQNHRGRSNRYIRYVRSNPEYGKNTFVDLENGSVEDKATGLIWQQQDSIEKLNWEQALNYCEKLDYAGRNDWRLPNVKELQSIVDYTRSPKTSGTAAIDPIFKVTDRESYYWSSTTHLDGPKPSHASYVAFGRAMGCFGPMGSNNKSWMDVHGAGAQRSDPKSGTPDAYPNGHGPQGDDIRIYNYVRCVAGGGVKTYDPPYTRIPSWKGGPAYNETFGMGNSNNGRQRMGRHQDMNYGMGMGQGRGSGKHQGPPQEAFTACNAKSQGDGCSFQTPHGRLSGLCMNRGDKLFCVPEGHGQGGMRGRPMQ; translated from the coding sequence ATGAAAATCCATTCCCTGCTGATTATATTAACAGCCTTATCTCTCGTCACAACTTCTGCATGGGCCGGGAATTACCCTGTTGTAGACAGCGGACAAGGGGCCTGCTTCGACAACTCCCGGCAGATTCATTGTCCGGACAACGGAAGTAATTTTTACGGGCAGGATGCCCAATACGAAGGAAACCAGCCACATTACAAGGATAACGGAGACGGAACAATTTCCGATCTGGTGACCGGGTTGATGTGGATAAAACAACGCGGCCCTGCCGTCAGCTGGCAGCAGGCCATGGACGGCGCTAAGGACTGCCGTGTCGGCGGATACACGGACTGGCGCGCACCGAGCATCAAAGAACTATACTCACTTATTGATTTCAATGGCTGGGTGCAGCGCACAGAAAAGGATTCCGTCCCGTTTATCAATACGGACTATTTTGAATTTAAATTTGGCGACAATTCCAAAGGGCAACGCATCATCGATTGTCAGGACTGGTCTGCAACTACTTACGTGGACACGACCATGGGGGGCGCCCCTACCGCCTTCGGGGTAAACTTTGCCGATGGACGCATAAAAGGCTACCCCAAACAAAACCACCGGGGCAGAAGCAACAGATATATACGCTATGTGCGCAGCAATCCTGAATACGGGAAAAACACTTTCGTTGACCTCGAAAACGGCAGTGTCGAAGACAAGGCAACCGGTCTGATCTGGCAGCAACAGGACAGCATTGAAAAGCTGAATTGGGAACAGGCTCTGAACTATTGTGAGAAGCTTGATTATGCAGGCCGCAATGATTGGAGACTGCCAAACGTTAAAGAGCTGCAATCAATCGTGGATTACACCCGCAGCCCCAAAACCAGCGGGACCGCAGCCATTGATCCCATATTTAAAGTAACAGACCGGGAATCATACTACTGGTCATCCACCACCCATCTGGACGGCCCCAAACCTTCCCATGCTTCCTACGTGGCTTTCGGACGGGCTATGGGCTGCTTCGGCCCCATGGGCAGCAACAATAAAAGCTGGATGGACGTGCACGGGGCCGGAGCCCAGCGCAGCGATCCCAAATCGGGAACTCCTGATGCATATCCCAACGGACACGGTCCACAGGGCGATGATATCCGAATATATAATTATGTACGCTGTGTAGCCGGAGGCGGTGTGAAAACTTATGATCCGCCCTACACCAGAATCCCTTCGTGGAAAGGCGGCCCGGCCTATAATGAGACTTTCGGCATGGGCAACAGCAATAACGGCAGGCAAAGAATGGGCAGACATCAGGACATGAATTACGGCATGGGAATGGGACAAGGGCGCGGTTCAGGAAAACACCAAGGACCACCGCAAGAAGCCTTCACAGCCTGCAACGCTAAATCTCAAGGAGACGGATGCTCCTTTCAAACTCCGCATGGCCGACTTTCGGGATTATGCATGAACCGTGGGGATAAACTGTTCTGTGTTCCCGAAGGGCATGGTCAGGGTGGAATGCGTGGCAGGCCGATGCAGTAA
- a CDS encoding NAD(P)-dependent oxidoreductase, producing the protein MGKHIIEEATRCLQCKKPLCSKGCPLGTPVNKMIELLLDGKMQEAGAMLFENNPLSVVCSLICPHENFCEGHCILGRKSSPVQCSDIENYISRYYLDQFQPKKLEKRKARIAVVGSGPAGITVAIILALKGYEVTIFESEEKIGGVLQYGIPEFRLPKDILEKLREVLMQLGVKIRPNMLIGPVISLDDLLRDGYKAIFIGTGVWNPRPLRLKGETLGNVHYAINYLKNPDVYELGRKVAVIGAGNVAMDVARTALRKGAQEVTVLYRRGLEDMSATRYDYDYAKLDGVRFKFFHSPLELTEEGVVCVRTEKQTGDDGKVKLVTVDGSEKLEQADSVFIAVSQAPRNNLTGIEIGKTGLVITDEEGRTTRDGIFASGDVVTGARTVAEAVRCSKNSAQAIMDYVESL; encoded by the coding sequence ATGGGAAAACACATAATTGAAGAGGCGACCCGTTGCCTGCAATGCAAGAAACCTCTTTGCAGCAAAGGTTGTCCGCTCGGTACACCTGTTAATAAAATGATTGAACTCCTGCTGGACGGAAAAATGCAGGAGGCCGGGGCCATGCTTTTTGAGAACAACCCACTTTCAGTGGTCTGTTCGCTTATCTGCCCTCATGAAAATTTTTGTGAAGGGCATTGTATTCTGGGCCGGAAGAGTTCCCCGGTGCAGTGCAGCGATATTGAAAATTATATTTCTCGCTATTATCTTGATCAGTTCCAACCCAAAAAGCTGGAAAAACGGAAGGCCCGTATCGCCGTGGTCGGCTCCGGTCCGGCGGGAATCACTGTAGCCATCATTCTTGCCCTTAAAGGTTATGAAGTGACCATCTTCGAATCAGAGGAAAAGATCGGCGGGGTTCTGCAATACGGCATCCCTGAATTCCGGCTGCCCAAGGATATTCTAGAAAAATTGCGTGAAGTTCTTATGCAGCTGGGGGTGAAAATTCGGCCGAACATGCTCATCGGTCCGGTTATCAGCCTCGACGACCTGCTGCGTGACGGCTACAAGGCGATTTTTATCGGTACCGGGGTCTGGAACCCGCGTCCCCTGCGCTTAAAAGGGGAAACCCTCGGAAATGTGCATTACGCCATTAACTATCTCAAAAACCCTGATGTTTATGAGCTGGGCCGGAAGGTCGCGGTCATCGGTGCCGGAAACGTGGCCATGGATGTGGCCCGCACCGCACTGCGCAAAGGGGCGCAGGAAGTTACCGTGCTTTACCGCCGTGGATTGGAAGACATGTCCGCCACCAGATATGATTATGATTACGCCAAGCTGGACGGGGTCCGTTTTAAATTCTTCCATTCCCCTCTGGAATTGACAGAGGAAGGCGTGGTTTGTGTTCGTACTGAAAAACAGACCGGGGATGACGGCAAGGTGAAACTGGTAACTGTGGACGGTTCGGAGAAGCTGGAGCAGGCTGATTCTGTTTTCATCGCTGTAAGTCAGGCCCCGCGCAATAATCTGACCGGGATCGAGATCGGTAAAACCGGGCTGGTCATCACGGATGAGGAAGGGCGGACTACACGCGATGGTATTTTCGCTTCCGGGGATGTAGTCACCGGAGCCAGAACTGTTGCCGAGGCCGTGCGTTGCTCCAAGAATTCCGCGCAGGCGATTATGGACTATGTAGAAAGTTTGTAG
- a CDS encoding nitrite reductase, whose amino-acid sequence MDNIVAESLSAMPVERKDGTYALRIPLVLGQFTPGMMKTVMDTMTKFNLTSLRVTTAQRLNLEGIPKDKLDEVIASLGVKVDKVPPTVGVCTGVGVCKYGVQDSRGMGKKLLEVVKQNGPYPFKIKSGVSGCKMVCAFSNVRDIGLVGTPKGWDVLFGGGAARNVRAGVKIGTKLGDDEALALVVKALEFYKENGRKRERVSGLIDRLGEEALLEAVK is encoded by the coding sequence ATGGATAATATTGTTGCTGAATCTCTCTCAGCCATGCCTGTTGAGCGCAAGGACGGTACCTACGCCCTGCGTATCCCCTTGGTTCTGGGACAGTTTACTCCCGGAATGATGAAGACCGTCATGGACACTATGACCAAATTCAATTTGACCTCCCTGCGCGTGACCACCGCACAGCGCTTGAATCTGGAAGGTATTCCCAAGGATAAACTGGATGAGGTTATTGCCAGCCTCGGAGTCAAAGTAGATAAGGTCCCGCCGACCGTTGGTGTCTGTACCGGTGTGGGAGTCTGTAAATACGGAGTTCAGGACAGCCGTGGCATGGGTAAGAAACTGCTTGAAGTCGTCAAGCAGAACGGTCCTTATCCTTTCAAGATAAAAAGCGGTGTTTCCGGTTGTAAGATGGTTTGCGCATTCAGTAATGTGCGCGACATCGGCCTTGTTGGCACCCCCAAAGGCTGGGATGTTCTTTTTGGCGGCGGAGCAGCACGCAATGTCCGTGCAGGAGTTAAAATCGGTACCAAACTCGGTGACGATGAAGCTCTTGCACTGGTTGTGAAAGCCCTTGAATTCTACAAGGAAAACGGCCGCAAGCGAGAACGCGTCAGCGGTTTGATTGATAGACTCGGCGAAGAAGCCCTGCTCGAAGCTGTAAAATAA
- a CDS encoding DUF3302 domain-containing protein: protein MVVTDSRILDYIGAGMLIFVFLVLVYGIIYIHDIPYNIAKKRNHPHQDAIHAAGWVSLFTLHAIWPFLWIWAMVHKPDLESDTTFVEHETEAAVAEEAEPDAKEA from the coding sequence ATGGTTGTGACTGATTCCCGCATACTTGATTATATCGGTGCCGGGATGCTTATTTTTGTATTTCTGGTGTTGGTTTACGGCATAATATACATCCACGACATTCCATACAACATTGCCAAGAAAAGAAACCATCCCCATCAGGATGCCATACATGCCGCCGGCTGGGTCAGTCTCTTCACCCTGCACGCAATATGGCCCTTCTTATGGATATGGGCCATGGTTCATAAGCCGGATCTGGAAAGCGACACAACATTTGTGGAACATGAAACTGAAGCTGCAGTCGCAGAAGAAGCAGAACCGGATGCAAAGGAGGCATAG
- a CDS encoding efflux RND transporter periplasmic adaptor subunit, with protein MDILIELTYAAIVFVAFKVFKIPVTKWTVTTAVVGGLFVVGGIFLCMAYYHPYTPNARIYFQTTPIVPQVRGKTIEVYVKPNTPLKAGDKLFAIDPTPYQARVDEIKAQLRFSNKRLKESQELVKHSAGSRYDVEQYQEEVNQLQGELDKAVFNLNSTVVVAPTDGWVTMLRLRPGMMAVPLPLRPVMTFVHSEDPMLVAAFKQNPLQNIKPDFNAEVIFPAIPGRAFKGKVTKIQEALAEGQLQPSGDLLSVSTHIPEGRVPVFIHITDDMSQYNLPLGSAAAVSVYSESMEPLALIRQVLLRMVSWRNIICFEAI; from the coding sequence GTGGATATACTTATAGAATTAACATACGCGGCTATCGTTTTTGTTGCCTTCAAAGTCTTTAAAATCCCGGTAACCAAATGGACGGTGACAACTGCCGTTGTTGGTGGACTGTTTGTAGTGGGCGGTATCTTCCTGTGCATGGCCTACTACCACCCATATACACCGAACGCGCGCATATACTTCCAGACCACCCCCATTGTCCCGCAGGTCCGTGGCAAAACCATTGAGGTTTATGTCAAACCGAACACGCCTTTAAAAGCAGGAGATAAACTTTTCGCCATCGACCCTACCCCTTATCAGGCGCGAGTCGATGAGATCAAAGCCCAGTTAAGATTCTCCAATAAACGTCTTAAGGAATCGCAGGAACTCGTAAAGCACTCCGCAGGCAGCCGCTACGATGTTGAGCAGTATCAGGAAGAGGTAAACCAGTTACAGGGCGAACTGGACAAAGCTGTCTTCAACCTGAACAGCACCGTGGTGGTTGCGCCTACGGACGGCTGGGTGACCATGCTCCGGCTTCGTCCGGGCATGATGGCAGTCCCCCTGCCCCTGCGCCCGGTAATGACCTTTGTCCATTCCGAAGATCCCATGCTGGTGGCCGCCTTTAAACAGAATCCGCTCCAGAACATCAAACCAGATTTCAATGCCGAGGTTATCTTTCCGGCCATTCCGGGCCGGGCTTTCAAAGGCAAAGTGACCAAGATTCAGGAAGCATTGGCTGAAGGTCAGTTACAACCTTCCGGCGATCTGCTGAGCGTTTCCACCCATATTCCTGAAGGCAGGGTTCCTGTTTTCATTCATATCACCGATGACATGTCCCAGTACAACCTGCCTCTGGGCAGCGCGGCGGCGGTCAGTGTCTACAGTGAAAGCATGGAACCGCTGGCCCTGATCAGACAGGTCCTGCTGCGTATGGTCAGCTGGCGGAACATCATTTGTTTTGAAGCAATCTAG
- a CDS encoding TolC family protein translates to MRTNKILLLSVAALLILCGCKRNYSHTEATAGTNGTKTATPEKWAGTAVDSGTIKDGWIHDFNDARLDALVSEAMKNNPDLQASAAKVDQANALAKQAGAALLPTVGLGGQLAGTTAGGTARPQGAGLGISWEADVWGRLGQGERSAEESAKAVQADYEFARQSLAAATARNWFLLNEIEVQQDFLKSIVDILEKMNSIEERKQKIGKISMLEVNQIRAQLASARDAVTQAELAKQEAARSLETLIGRYPSNKLTGQDKLIAALPAIPVGQPSSILERRPDLIAAEDRVAAAFYAEKGAELLHLPRFTFGSGAGINALGDAIAGLTAGLFAPLYTGGEIEAEVEQATAVQKEAIANYASTALNAFKEVENGLAGEKLLKEREKYMSQAAAENKKTFELAQIQYKVGKIDLFELLSHQTKWIGSEMSLLDVRRERLDNRVNLHLALGGSFE, encoded by the coding sequence ATGCGAACTAATAAAATTCTACTGCTGTCTGTCGCGGCATTGCTGATACTTTGCGGCTGCAAACGAAACTATTCCCATACAGAAGCAACCGCCGGAACTAACGGAACAAAAACCGCTACCCCTGAAAAATGGGCCGGAACAGCTGTGGACAGCGGCACTATCAAAGACGGTTGGATTCATGATTTCAACGATGCCCGGCTTGACGCACTGGTTTCAGAAGCCATGAAAAACAACCCTGACCTTCAAGCTTCCGCTGCCAAGGTTGATCAGGCCAACGCGCTTGCAAAACAAGCCGGAGCAGCCCTGCTGCCAACGGTTGGATTAGGCGGACAGCTTGCCGGCACTACTGCCGGGGGAACTGCCAGACCGCAGGGAGCCGGACTCGGAATATCATGGGAAGCCGATGTCTGGGGCAGGCTGGGACAGGGAGAACGTTCTGCAGAGGAATCTGCCAAGGCTGTGCAGGCAGATTACGAATTCGCCCGCCAATCGCTTGCTGCTGCCACTGCGCGTAACTGGTTCCTGCTTAACGAAATTGAAGTTCAACAGGATTTCCTGAAATCTATTGTCGATATTCTAGAAAAAATGAACTCCATTGAAGAACGCAAGCAGAAGATCGGCAAAATTTCCATGCTGGAAGTCAATCAGATCCGCGCCCAACTGGCTTCGGCAAGGGACGCCGTAACTCAGGCAGAACTTGCAAAACAGGAGGCCGCACGCAGCCTTGAGACCCTTATCGGACGTTACCCGTCAAACAAACTTACAGGGCAGGATAAACTGATAGCCGCTCTTCCGGCAATTCCAGTGGGGCAACCTTCATCCATCCTCGAAAGAAGACCGGACCTGATTGCCGCTGAAGACCGTGTTGCAGCGGCATTTTATGCGGAAAAAGGAGCAGAACTGCTGCATCTGCCCCGCTTTACTTTCGGCTCCGGGGCCGGGATCAATGCTCTGGGGGATGCCATTGCCGGGCTGACTGCAGGCCTTTTCGCCCCGCTCTACACAGGAGGAGAAATAGAAGCTGAAGTTGAACAGGCTACGGCAGTGCAAAAAGAAGCCATCGCCAACTACGCTTCTACAGCTTTGAACGCTTTCAAGGAAGTTGAAAACGGTCTGGCAGGAGAAAAGCTTCTCAAGGAACGTGAAAAGTATATGTCTCAGGCGGCTGCAGAAAACAAAAAAACATTTGAGCTGGCCCAGATCCAGTACAAGGTCGGGAAAATAGATCTTTTCGAACTGCTAAGCCACCAGACCAAATGGATCGGCTCTGAAATGTCTCTGCTGGATGTCCGCCGGGAACGACTGGACAACAGGGTAAACTTACATCTTGCCCTTGGCGGGAGCTTTGAATAA